A single region of the Ziziphus jujuba cultivar Dongzao chromosome 10, ASM3175591v1 genome encodes:
- the LOC107412190 gene encoding AT-hook motif nuclear-localized protein 20, whose product MANRWWAGQVGLPGLETSSSPSPMKKQPDLGISINNNTSAAATANSSGGGGGDEEDEKEYSDEPREGAIDVATRRPRGRPPGSKNKPKPPIFVTRDSPNALRSHVMEIANGADVADSVAQFARRRQRGVCVLSGSGTVTNVTLRQPSAPSSVMALHGRFEILSLTGAFLPGPAPPGSTGLTIYLAGGQGQVVGGSVVGPLVASGPVMVIAATFSNATYERLPLEEEEEGGVGGGHGQGGGGGRGGGGGGSGGSPPGIGSSGGGSGGGHQGGMADPSSMPVYNLPPNLLPNGGQLNHEAFPWAAHGGRPPY is encoded by the coding sequence ATGGCGAATCGATGGTGGGCAGGGCAAGTGGGTCTACCAGGGCTTGAAACCTCATCAAGTCCCTCTCCCATGAAAAAACAACCAGATCTGGGAATCTCAATAAACAACAACACCTCAGCAGCAGCAACTGCTAACAGCAGcggtggtggtggaggagatgaagaagatgaaaaggAGTACAGCGACGAACCGAGAGAAGGTGCAATCGATGTAGCAACCAGGCGGCCGAGGGGTCGTCCGCCGGGTtccaaaaacaaaccaaaaccaCCCATCTTCGTGACCCGGGACAGCCCAAACGCGCTCAGGAGCCATGTCATGGAGATAGCAAACGGAGCTGATGTTGCAGACAGTGTGGCCCAGTTCGCCAGGAGACGGCAGAGAGGCGTCTGCGTCCTCAGCGGAAGCGGCACCGTCACCAACGTCACCCTCCGGCAACCGTCAGCACCGAGTTCCGTCATGGCTCTTCATGGCCGATTCGAGATTCTTTCGCTGACAGGAGCTTTTCTTCCTGGACCAGCTCCACCTGGCTCCACCGGTCTCACCATATACTTAGCTGGTGGACAGGGACAGGTCGTCGGCGGCAGCGTGGTGGGGCCGCTGGTAGCTTCCGGCCCGGTAATGGTGATTGCGGCGACGTTTTCGAATGCAACTTATGAAAGATTGccgttggaagaggaagaagaaggtggTGTTGGAGGTGGTCATGGACAAGGTGGAGGAGGAGGCAGAGGCGGAGGTGGAGGTGGGAGTGGTGGTTCCCCGCCGGGAATTGGAAGCAGTGGTGGTGGTAGTGGTGGTGGTCATCAAGGTGGGATGGCGGATCCTTCATCTATGCCTGTTTATAATTTGCCTCCAAATTTGCTTCCAAATGGTGGACAGTTGAATCATGAAGCTTTTCCATGGGCTGCTCATGGAGGCCGACCACCATACTAA
- the LOC107412161 gene encoding uncharacterized protein LOC107412161, with product MGVSDNLFEGLPPPSAERHGSQPQQQEEEEKEEEEAQQFHPKTASSGNPPQSSTLPASPPPVLKSALKRPKPLQPNPDDDDNDATAPAPGKKLRFKTTTDASEKQVTEAMRKIASHIKNPSKFSKASKLAIQLIQAGSVKPETKDHFFAILEAAMSSSTSCTEPSVRADYHALFSAAKDASQFLNKKQNNQLTAWTINAVVANDLSTDDSFQFSKTAGQIKEAISNLPVATEDDDIEEAAALKDETETTDEDKQTKQDVAAEENNKQESDPFGLDALIPNSGKKGEKTKGKEAATKIKEEDDTKRFLKSQREALIICLEIAARRYKTPWCQTVIDILVKHAHDNVARFTSRQRDAIEKLWASIREQHTRRKNGKSVTGKLDVNAFEWLQQKYANEKISIRHAVGGSGDRRAQQWLG from the exons ATGGGTGTGAGTGACAACCTATTCGAAGGCTTGCCTCCACCTTCTGCAGAGCGTCATGGATCTCAACCacaacaacaagaagaagaagagaaagaagaagaagaggcccAACAATTCCATCCAAAAACTGCTTCTTCTGGTAATCCTCCTCAATCTTCTACCTTACCCGCCTCTCCTCCTCCTGTTCTCAAAAGCGCCCTCAAGCGACCCAAACCCCTCCAGCCAAAccctgatgatgatgataatgatg CCACGGCCCCAGCCCCTGGAAAGAAGCTGAGGTTTAAAACCACTACAGATGCATCGGAAAAACAAGTTACAGAGGCCATGCGGAAGATAGCTTCGCATATCAAGAATCCTTCAAAGTTTAGTAAGGCGTCGAAGCTGGCGATACAGTTGATTCAGGCTGGAAGTGTTAAGCCAGAAACCAAGGATCACTTCTTTGCAATACTAGAAGCTGCAATGTCATCATCTACATCTTGTACTGAACCTTCGGTAAGAGCTGATTACCATGCACTGTTCTCTGCAGCAAAAGATGCTTCTCAA TTCCTAAACAAGAAGCAAAATAATCAGCTAACTGCATGGACAATCAATGCAGTGGTAGCAAATGATTTGTCCACGGATGATAGCTTTCAG TTTTCAAAAACAGCGGGACAAATAAAAGAAGCCATATCCAATCTTCCAGTTGCAACTGAAGATGATGATATAGAGGAAGCTGCTGCCCTGAAAGATGAAACAGAGACAACTGATGAGGACAAACAAACAAAGCAGGACGTAGCAGCTGAAGAAAATAACAAGCAAGAGTCTGATCCATTTGGGCTTGATGCTCTTATTCCTAACTCAGGGAAGAAAGGTGAAAAAACAAAGGGCAAGGAAGCAGCAACCAAGATCAAGGAGGAAGACGATACTAAGAGATTCCTCAAGTCACAAAGAGAAGCCTTGATTATTTGTTTGGAGATTGCAGCTCGGCGTTATAAAACTCCATG GTGCCAAACAGTCATAGACATCTTAGTAAAGCATGCTCATGATAATGTGGCAAGGTTTACATCACGACAAAGAGATGCCATTGAGAAACTTTGGGCTTCTATTCGAGAACAGCATACTCGTAGAAAGAATGGAAAATCAGTAACTGGGAAACTTGATGTAAATGCTTTTGAATGGCTGCAGCAGAAGTATGCTAATGAGAAAATCAGTATTCGCCATGCTGTTGGAGGTAGTGGAGATCGTCGTGCTCAACAGTGGCTTGGTTGA
- the LOC107412175 gene encoding pentatricopeptide repeat-containing protein At4g21065-like, with product MDQMLLTTSRTSHLPLPSMLLPLTCQSLHQPISSPKLQLTQFPHQPSTCLTTPHDHPTSIQHTQQIHAHMIKTHFDNNHQNVPLTPFLSHLSPAAQYNFLITSYNKNNFPESSLQIYAHLRRIDFQVDNFTIPSVLKACGQCSWVVLGKEIHGFVLKNGLDGDVFVHNSLMQMYSECGSVVSARLVFDLMAERDSVSWSTMIRSYVRNRLLTEALEVVREMHIMHVKPSEVAMLSMVSLFSDLADTRTGKAMHGYVIRNSNYDRLRIPITTALIDMHAKCGNLSSAKRLFNGLPQKNVVSWTAMIAGCIRCNKLEEGTKLFNKMLEGRIFPNEITVFSLIIECGFVRALELGKWLHSYTLRNGFVMTLSLATALVDMYGKCGDTRSARSIFDGWDNKDVMIWSAMISAYAQANCTNEASDLFAQMVDRGVKPNQVTMVSLISLCAEVGALDLGKWIHLYINQQGVDVDLILKTSLVDMYAKCGDIDGSYRLFSEAKDRDICLWNAMITGFSMHGFGKEALELFEEMERLGVEPNDITFIGVFHACSHAGLVAEGKRLFDRMVGSYGLVPKIEHYGCMVDLLGRAGRLEEAHEFIKTMPMQPNTIIWGALLSACRLYKHPDLGEVAAKELLELEPQNCGYNILMSNIYAAANRWNDVAGVRKTMKDKGIKKQPGLSSIEVNGSVHDFVTGDRAHPQTGKIYEMLAEMTMKLKEAGYTPDTSVVLQNIDEEEKETSLNYHSEKLAMAFGLIHTAAGTPIRIVKNLRVCDDCHSATKLLSKIYGRVIVVRDRNRFHHFREGSCSCGDYW from the coding sequence ATGGACCAAATGTTGCTCACAACAAGCAGGACTTCTCACCTCCCATTACCTTCTATGCTCCTCCCTCTCACATGTCAATCCCTCCACCAACCCATTTCTTCCCCCAAACTCCAGTTAACCCAATTCCCACACCAACCAAGCACTTGTCTCACTACTCCTCATGACCACCCCACCAGCATCCAACACACCCAGCAAATCCATGCCCACATGATCAAGACCCACTTTGATAACAATCACCAGAATGTCCCTCTCACTCCCTTCCTATCCCATTTGAGCCCTGCAGCCCAGTACAACTTCTTGATAACCTCTTATAATAAGAACAACTTCCCAGAATCTTCTCTGCAAATATATGCTCACTTGCGTAGAATTGACTTCCAAGTTGACAACTTTACCATTCCTTCAGTCCTCAAAGCTTGCGGGCAATGCTCGTGGGTGGTGTTAGGAAAAGAGATACACGGTTTTGTGTTGAAGAATGGATTGGATGGTGATGTTTTTGTACATAATTCGCTGATGCAAATGTATAGTGAATGCGGTAGTGTGGTTTCAGCTCGTTTGGTGTTTGATCTAATGGCCGAGAGAGATTCTGTTTCTTGGAGTACAATGATTAGGAGCTACGTTCGAAATAGATTGTTAACAGAAGCTTTGGAAGTTGTAAGGGAAATGCATATTATGCATGTAAAGCCTAGTGAGGTTGCTATGCTTAGCATGGTTAGTCTCTTCTCAGACCTGGCTGACACAAGAACGGGGAAAGCAATGCATGGTTATGTGATAAGGAATAGCAATTATGATAGACTCAGAATCCCTATTACAACTGCTTTAATAGATATGCATGCCAAGTGTGGGAATTTATCTTCTGCCAAGAGGCTCTTCAATGGGCTGCCTCAGAAAAACGTTGTTTCTTGGACAGCCATGATAGCAGGATGCATTCGTTGCAACAAATTAGAAGAGGGCACTaaacttttcaacaaaatgCTGGAGGGTAGAATTTTTCCCAACGAGATTACAGTTTTTAGTTTGATTATAGAGTGTGGGTTTGTACGTGCTCTGGAATTGGGGAAGTGGCTGCATTCTTATACTTTGAGAAATGGGTTTGTCATGACTTTGTCTTTGGCCACTGCTCTAGTTGATATGTATGGAAAATGTGGTGATACTAGAAGTGCAAGATCCATTTTTGATGGCTGGGATAACAAAGATGTCATGATTTGGAGTGCCATGATCTCAGCTTATGCACAAGCCAATTGCACTAATGAGGCTTCTGACCTCTTCGCCCAGATGGTAGATAGAGGAGTGAAGCCAAATCAAGTAACAATGGTTAGCCTTATTTCACTTTGTGCAGAGGTCGGAGCACTTGACTTGGGCAAGTGGATTCATTTGTACATAAACCAGCAAGGTGTGGACGTTGATTTGATACTAAAAACATCTTTGGTAGACATGTATGCTAAGTGTGGGGACATTGATGGTTCTTACAGGCTGTTCAGTGAAGCCAAAGACCGAGACATCTGTTTGTGGAATGCTATGATAACTGGATTTTCTATGCACGGTTTTGGAAAAGAAGCTCTGGAACTCTTTGAAGAAATGGAGAGACTTGGTGTTGAACCTAATGACATCACATTTATTGGGGTTTTTCATGCTTGTAGCCATGCAGGATTAGTGGCAGAAGGGAAGAGGCTTTTTGACAGGATGGTTGGTAGCTATGGCTTGGTTCCAAAAATTGAGCACTACGGGTGCATGGTGGATCTTCTTGGTAGAGCTGGAAGGCTTGAGGAGGCTcatgaatttattaaaaccatgccAATGCAGCCAAATACGATTATATGGGGTGCTCTCCTCTCTGCATGCAGGCTCTATAAACATCCAGACTTGGGGGAAGTGGCAGCAAAAGAACTCCTTGAGTTGGAACCTCAAAATTGTGGTTATAACATTCTGATGTCAAACATCTATGCTGCAGCCAATAGATGGAATGATGTTGCTGGAGTGAGAAAGACTATGAAAGACAAAGGGATCAAGAAACAACCTGGTCTAAGCTCAATTGAAGTAAATGGCTCAGTACATGACTTTGTAACGGGAGATAGGGCACACCCACAAACAGGGAAAATTTATGAAATGCTGGCTGAGATGACCATGAAGCTGAAAGAAGCTGGTTACACTCCTGACACATCTGTTGTGCTGCAGAACATAGACgaggaagagaaagaaaccTCACTAAACTACCATAGTGAGAAATTGGCTATGGCATTTGGTCTTATCCATACGGCTGCCGGTACCCCAATTCGGATCGTGAAGAATCTCCGAGTTTGTGATGACTGCCACTCCGCAACCAAGCTGCTATCAAAAATTTATGGGAGGGTTATAGTTGTAAGGGACCGTAACCGCTTTCATCACTTCAGGGAAGGATCTTGTTCTTGTGGTGATTATTGGTAG
- the LOC107412176 gene encoding peptidyl-prolyl cis-trans isomerase CYP19-3, whose product MSNPKVFFDILIGKMKAGRVVMELFADVTPKTAENFRVLCTGEKGIGISGKPLHYKGSTFHRIIPNFMCQGGDFTRGNGTGGESIYGTKFADENFKLKHTGPGILSMANAGPNTNGSQFFICTEKTPWLDGKHVVFGKVVDGYNVVKEMEKVGSDSGRTSQPVVIEDCGQITGK is encoded by the coding sequence ATGTCAAATCCAAAGGTTTTCTTTGACATACTGATTGGAAAGATGAAAGCTGGCCGAGTAGTAATGGAGTTATTCGCTGATGTTACTCCAAAAACCGCTGAGAATTTCCGCGTCCTTTGCACTGGGGAGAAAGGGATTGGAATTTCTGGGAAGCCACTGCACTATAAGGGCTCCACCTTCCACCGTATTATTCCAAACTTTATGTGTCAGGGTGGAGATTTCACCAGGGGTAATGGGACTGGAGGAGAATCCATCTATGGTACAAAGTTTGCAGATGAGAACTTCAAGCTGAAACACACAGGCCCTGGAATTTTGTCAATGGCAAATGCTGGACCAAACACTAATGGTTCCCAGTTCTTTATATGTACAGAGAAGACCCCGTGGCTTGATGGAAAGCATGTTGTGTTTGGTAAAGTTGTTGATGGGTATAATGTCGTCAAAGAGATGGAGAAGGTGGGTTCAGATAGTGGGAGAACTTCACAACCTGTTGTCATTGAAGATTGTGGTCAGATAACAGGGAAGTGA
- the LOC132799320 gene encoding patatin-like protein 2 has translation MGPGGTTMDVFTTAMDDMVDIYMSIFHILCGFMDNYLRIQDDSLKYTEASTDNSKVGNLKNLKRIGNELPKKPASAVNFETGLYEPIQGKGTNEEALIKFAKRL, from the exons ATGGGGCCAGGTGGTACTACGATGGATGTTTTTACCACTGCAATGGATGATATGGTTGACATCTACATGTCCATTTTCCATATCCTCTGTGGCTTCATGGACAACTATCTTCGTATCCAG GATGATAGCCTGAAATATACCGAGGCCTCAACAGACAACTCAAAGGTAGGAAACCTAAAGAACCTTAAGAGGATCGGTAATGAGCTACCGAAAAAACCTGCTTCAGCTGTGAACTTTGAAACTGGTTTATATGAACCAATTCAAGGCAAAGGAACGAATGAAGAAGCGCTCATCAA GTTTGCCAAAAGATTATAG